The Cardiocondyla obscurior isolate alpha-2009 linkage group LG20, Cobs3.1, whole genome shotgun sequence DNA segment ttgcctTTGCGGGCTACACCCTATCAatgctggcttcacacggacgagcctctgcatgggtacgcgtggaagccgcgattccgagttggacTCTCTGCCACGAGGTCCGCTCGCTTGCGACCCGAGTTTTTAGTGCGACGCCAAATGGCGCATCAAGCGCACAGGAAGAACCGAAAATAAAGACAGGCGCCGCGATGCATAAAACACACTGCCGCTCGCGGAGGTCccggggagagaaagaaatttttagcCGGATGCGTCCGGCGTGTAGCCGCGCGCGGTAATGCAAACTCCTCGTAGGACACGGTACGGACGACAGTTCATGCGCTCGCGTTCATCAACGCGCTCGTAATTTACATCTTATCCGACATTCATCCGCgcctcttctctttttatttatccgactttttttctcttttttttttcgcaccgCGTCGTCGAATTGCGGCTTCAAAATTTGCAGGCGACCTCGCGCGACGTACGACCATCGCATATAATTCGTCGTTGCCCGTGATAACGAATGGTGTACAACTAAATTGGATAACGcaagagaaaataaatccttgattaaaatatgttctcattcgtgaaaaaaaaaatcttttaattcgtttatttttccatTCGATGATATTTCTTGAATCAGTTTTCTTTTCCAAAAGTCTTATCTTTGCTTCACAAACAgttccctatttttttttaaatccttttTGAAAGGTTGAATTATCTTTTATGCTAACATATGTCTCCGATATTCGATGCCTATTTCTTTAGGCAACGTCGGTaggacgtttttttttttttttctttcctttctaaTACAACGTGAAAGAGCAATCGGCGTTATcgtacagaaatattttagttccaattaaattcataagaTTAAGGGATGAAAGAACTAAGAATTATCTAAATCTAACAAATCTAATTTCTTATCGGACTCTTTATTAAATCGAGTTTCAAGAAACATCACGATGATGAAAAGTAGTTTATAAAACGTCATAATTCATTattgtacattaattaattttatttcgtatattaTAGACACGTTTATTAAACCTATTATTTATTGGTCGgctttatattaatagatttatttatcatatacaataaattgtatattaaacgctgacttttttaacaaattaaatccTTCACTCTGACTTATCTAAAGCGAAGTTCTTTTTATGCTCCATTAATTTCGTATTAGATTTCTTAATTTCTCGGCGTCGACAAGAAAATTATACGCCGCTACGAGCCTTTCTACGTTACTGAGCGCCTAAATCACGTGACCGTGCGGTCGGTCTTTAGCCCTTGAAGAATTGTGAACGATTCAGTTCTGCACGAGACGCGTCGTGTGCGAGGGAAGCACGCGTGTCGACCGCGAAACCCGATCCAGGCCAGataattgcattaataattcCGTGAAGGCCGATTCCGTCGGCGTTCGAGCTCAAGATCGCGAAGTTTGCAAGGTGCCGTTTgactaatataaaaaaaatgcagagtTACATGGTGGGAAATCCGAGTTTTTGAAGAATTCAAGCCAACGTGACACgaccgagagaaaaaaaaatatatatatacatataatcgaCTCAATCTTTTCCACCGTCGGACAGGTTGAGTCGGCTGTATTTATTCGTTAGAAATATCACGAAATTATAGCCGAGGCCGAAAGTAACTAAAGTTTTCTCAGTGTACACGATTGATCGGCGAGATATGACGTCTGCGAATCGATTTGCGTGGCGATGACGGTGAAGAAACCACGTGGACGCCGTGCACGGTCGGACGTCTTGTAATTCCGATTGAATATCCCGGGGTTGATTATTCGCGATGTTGAAACACACGAGCAGGACTGGACGGCCTCGGATTGTCGTAAGAAAACGGAAAGGACGTTCGTTGTCCAGAAGTTGGCCCGGCACGCCGAGAACCCTGTCGATCGTGTCGTCCGAGGTAAAGAAATCCATAATCTCATAAAACTTTTACAAGTTTAATCCATCACGATTCATCTACATAATTCGCTTTCATAAACTCCCGtctacatataataaaatttatatttgacaggaaaaatatatattatgtgaAAATCgcgttgattaattaaaagtgattTTCCACCGAAGTTCCGTTTTCGGtgaaaaaaacatattaattcgAACTGAAATAAAGCTGCGCGAATAAATTCATTATACGATTTATCGATCTTTATATCGctgtacaaattaattttcttctttgcgctaaatattacttttatttcgtcgAGTTCGGGGCTGTCATGATTCacgcaattttataaaagagaatattatgtacaaaaataaaagaaaacgtatGTAAAACGAAGTAGACCAGATATACGTTCCATTTTACCGCCACATCCGCTGCGGACAGAGCGCACGAGCGTTTATCTCTCGTAAGGATTTTAATCGCCGGTTGTATCTTCTGTTGGGAAAACGGTCGTTCATTTCACATCCAGTTACGATTATACGCTGATATCTCAACTTTCGGTTCCCCTTACTATTAGACCcccgttcttttcttttactattAGATTTCCCTCCTTCTCAGATCTTCTTAGTACTACTTGATAACGCGCGATACGAGCGATCGCGGTTAAGAACGGGGTCATTAACGCCCGGAATCGGGATCGACTTgaaagagatattaaaaaaaaaaaaaacagcgacGAAGCGTCAGGGACGCTTCGTATGATCGTACATACCGTACGTCGTTTTGTACGCCGCGCGTTTGTGTGCACGTGGACCGTGTGCCGCCTACGCGGGTCGAAGGTCCCACGCAGAGATTGAGCGCACAATGTAGGAGACCGACAAACGGAATGAATGAGAGCGTATAATTGAGAGAGTATTTCTCGTTTAGCCGTAGCCGCTCCGCGAAGCACGGATAGCACTGGAAGAGAATTACGTTTTTATATCGCGGAGCATTGTGTTACGCGCTCTGTGTCAGTAATCGcttcaattaaattcaattttatcgtCTGTCgcattgataattttaataaacggccGATTAGTCCAAGcagttttcaatttatagACGAATAAGTCACGACGTGCCAattatgcatttaaaaaaatattatttatatatatatatcttttttttttttttttgaaagatgCATTGTGTTTTTGTTGTACAAATGGAGTTTGATGAAGACGCGAGCATATTGTTCGAACACGAATGCGCTGAGTGCAGCGCGTTGAAATGCATCGCAAAACACTTTTGCCAAATAACTCTTCGTTGTTTCGCGTTCGCACTTAATATGCACGTAATTGTTTACAATACGGCCGTTACGTCAAAAATACACGCGCATTCTGCACTCGGCCGTTTACATGCATTGCGCCACGGTTGCGTTACGCTTTCGATCGCTAATTACGTATAACGCGCGTCCTTTCGGAACGAGTGTTATTAAGCAAAGAAAATAGGGAGAAACTAGAGTCGCGGAGTACGCTATTTGGTTACGGCCATTGTACGAGAACAATTGACGTCGAAGTTGTTAATGTTGGCATAATGTCGGGATTAGTTTGCAGTTCTTTAAACGATTACGCGGAACAAAGTGGCCGTGAGCTCGTATTATTTCGGAAAACTCCCGGGTGACGCGTCGGATTTATTTCCACCCGAACAATGAAACACAgtaactttatatatatattttttttatctacaacgtattatattttttattatttatattttatatgtcgCGACCGCGCGGAATTGGAACTCCGTGTCGCTCGATCGATTGATCGCCTTGGGAAATTGAACTTTCATCCCGAAATTGACTAAACGCTCATTGTGACAATCGAATCACGAGGGAGCGGTGCCGGGAATGGAACGTATAACCAGCATATCTACCGGAAGTCCGGCCTACGAGTTCCGGTCCGAGGCGCACTCGTCTCATTGTCtttttcattctctctcttttttttttttcttccgtttctgttttttttatttttttttatgctgctGTTCAGCAACGAATGCTACTACCTGTCAACCGGAAAAAAGATCGTCGCGAAAGGTAAAGACAGATGGCATTGTCGTGGTTTGCTGATAATTAAAAGCTCGAACTGGCAAGCATTCGCCAATAACGTAATGTTCGGTTAACAAcgacgaaattaattagcgcAATTATGTTGCGCGCATTACGATTGTCAgcgtgtaaataaattatatttagggcagtttagattttaatttatctttaatttaatttaattcgcttTCCCATGTCGGCCGATCAATTATCGATGATTATTCAAACGTTTTATCACATACACGCGCGTGATCACTTGCTGACCAAGATCAATAGACCGTACGCGCtgcacataatttatttatagttcGCTTATTGACTTATAAACCGGCATGTCCTTTGCAGATCGACTACCCGGAAGTTCATGGCGGAGGGAGGATGCATCGACCACCGCACCCCCACCCCATAACTGACCACCGTCAGGTGAACCTGGTCTTCGATGACAcggtaatatttaattctttttcttttcttttttttttttttttttaatgtatgaCGATCCTAtctattaatttcaataattcgttaaaataacatatcaatctcgcgcgataaaatatctCAGTGAATTATCTTTATCAAAACGTAAACTTGACGAGCTTTCGTCACGCAATCGGACCATATATTTACCTACTCTTAACCTCGGCTTAACAATTTTATGGTGCTCCTAGCGAGCAGATATAATCGAGGCTTAGCTTTTCCCTTAACGGCGTATAAATGTCCATGATAATTCCGATCGGAATTTAAAAGCTCGGTGCCGAGCGCGTGCTCGGCGGAGTACCTGCAGCCCGCGGTTTCTTCCGGCGGGGGCAAGAAGCTGAATGAGAGAGAAGCAATTTGGAAAGTGGGCGCGGGGGGGAGAGGGACAAAAGGAAAAGTGAGATACACGGGCACGGACGACATAACGGGTCGTATAAATCATCTGCCGGGTCGGACAGTGGCCTTTGAGCGGTTACTATCCGTTGCTGGATGGATGCTTTGAGCGGACCAGCGACGCTTCTCTATCCCTCGGCCGCCTGCCTCgcgtctttttctctcttctaaCCCGCCTTCTCCCTCGTTTCGCTTCACCCTCCCTCGCccccgtctctttctttctctctgtatctctctttctctcgttccttTGCGGCTCGATCGACCGTCCGTCGACTCCTTAAGCGCGTTTCACACGACCGCTTGGACTTTCTATAGAAGAGGCCCTCCTCTTAAGATCAATTCAAAGTGGCGTTGTTGGCGTCAATTTACGTCATTGTTTGTTTATTGTTCCGCAAGACGATTAACTAATCGCGAGGGCCGTTGAATATTAATCGCGGGATCGCCGGcgcgttctttctctctcttttttctttttttttttttcctttttttttccccctcgtgCGTGCCTCGCAGTGTTCCTGTGACGTCGCGTCGGCCGCTGACACTCGCGTGGGCATTTAAATCGAAGCAGGCTGTATTACGTATTAAGCGCTATATTGtgcctttattatttttaatcccgGCTATTTCTGCCGGGTCTTGTCATAATCATTATCGATTCAGCATTATGCGACGCgattattttgcaagttaatGAAATATCCTTCATTTTCCGCGTTCTTCGTGACGCTGGGCTGATTATTTGATGACGAGGATCGAAAGCTGGCTTCTGGCCCCGGCGTCAAGCTCGATACAATATGCACAATTTCGTGAAAATTCAAACGTGGGAGACCCGGGCATTGTACATCAGACATTATTCTTGTTTCCCCGCGGAGTAATTATTCGCGATCATTCATCGTTAAATTCACTTTCGCGCCGCGTCGAATAAAATCATCTCCCACACGAATCCGACGGTTATTTAAATACCGCTCTCggttaataaatgcaaatcgCGCCCGAGCCTTTTCTCTCGTTATTAAATGCTCTGTTCCACAAGCAGGAATTAATTagtcgaattattatttaatttttatttttccttttaatacTTCCCGGTAAGTTTATCGCCTGCCGTTATTAGTGAATAATTGTTGCCGctattaattgttataatgAGGTCAGGTCTCTAATGGCGGTTTTACATATTAACGcgacatattaattaacaaaacgGGACGCCTTTTCCTGGAACGGTTGCGTGGAAAATATTGAGATTACGAAGACGCAAAACTCCGTCGCGTTTACGAGCCACCACGAAATTACGAATAGCGATATTGGATCTACCAAAGATACATGTGTGCGTACTCGGTTTAACGagatttgatttaatttaattcccgTACAATACGTGCAACAAAATTTCATTAACTGCCGGCCATTGTTGCGACCTCGCGTGAAGGCGGAAAATTTAATCTCCCAACCGATgtgaaaacaatttttttatatgtcgatattaatattaacccCGTTTTATATGTTCTTCCTTTGAATCCTACGAATTTATCTCGCGGATTAATTATGCGGTCCCGTGTTAGGTTCgttctaataaattatattaaaatttcaatttacccgtcttacaaattaaattgcgacATGAGATAAGTTTTATACTCCGTGTAGTCTTCAAGAATCAGATTACGCAGCCATAAAACCGTGCAAGTTCGCGGGCAAAGTGTTAAGGAGATTCATGTCAAactctcaataaaaaaaaataaaaaaaataaaattaaaacaattaaaaaaaaggaaaaatgggaaaaagaaacagTCGCGCGTGGAAGCTACAGGTGGCCCGGTGCTTCTCTTTCCCCGCCGAGCGATGTACAATCTCCTCCGCGCGTTGACACGCTCCTGtaccgtcgccgtcgcttGCAGGATCACGTGACCGTGCCGCGGTCCGTAGGGAATGCCGTGCGAGCGGCCGCCACGATGCGGGACGCGGGGGGACGCGAGTCAGTGACGGCGGCGGGTCGAGACGAGGCCAGTCCTACGTTTGCTAAGTTGATGACCGGCTGCGACGACGGACGCGAGTAGCCGGACGACACCGGACAGTCGGGCGCGTCGCGAGTTCCGAGGCGAGTCGTGCCGTGCGAGGAGAAACGACGCGGCGGTGCGTCCGTTCGCGAGGGACAAGGCGACCGGAGGCGGACGAGGCGCGCAGGAAGATGCGTACCGCGGTCGGCTCGGACCTGTCGTGATCGACGCCGAGGACAAACGAGCGACGAGGATCGCGGGCCCCGCTGGCGCGATGGACGCGTTCGGCGTGTATCAAGTGAGTGACCTCTCCTCTCGGAGGTGGACTCAAAATGGCCTTGGCTCTCGCCCTCGCCTGTTTCTCCGTCGCGGGCCCCGCGCCCTCCCCCTTCATCCGCGGAGGGTACTCGGGGCACGCGTCCTCGCGATGACATGACAACGATCGTCGCGGGCGTCTTGTTTTGCCCGACGAGTATGTACaacgcggacgcgcgcgcgtgagcACGCCCGCACACTCACGCAAtcgtgcatgcgtgcgtgATATCGTGTCGTTGCGACCTAACCTAACTAAAGCCGTCCCAATCACGCCCATTCCTGGTATTTCCTACTTGGCTGCGAGCGCGCGGCGTCGTCGCCGATGTTTTTGTCTCCCTTCGCTCGGAATGATGCAGGtaccggccgtcctcgacgtTCGGGCATGACGGAATCGCAGAATCGCTTTCGTGAACCGTTGTTATTGTTGCAATCGTGTGGGCTATCGAGGGGCTGCGAAGAGGAAGAGATCGGAACGGAACAGATGTTTAATTATCGCCACCGCGTGGGCTTTTATTTcggcattttttttgtaattttcagGATGCGCCTAAGCATATGTAAATAGCGTATTCGACTTTTTATCGATACTGAAGTACACTTCTAAAACtctgtttctttttacttcatcgtgctgatttttttattgcgaattTTTAGTGAGAATGTAGTACTGCGTATCCTATTATGTATTCATGTAACTTTTATAtggtataatatataatagagATATTAGAATTTaactttgtaataatttatctgaaCGCGTTGTCTCTTatactattttaaaaataagaaacgtgGTATTTAGTTTAGGAGATATGTAAGAATGTATAAAGAAACCTATGAacctaagaaattttttaagtattttaacaAGATGTTTCCTTTACAGTTCTCGCAGGGCCTGACAGGCAGGCCGGAGCTGTATCAGAAGTCAAACAGAAGCAGTCACTCAAGTGACACAAGTTCGGCGTACAGTGGATCCGACACAATGACATCTGTACAAAGCTCGCTAGACGCGGATCCTGACGACGTGGATCTGTCAGGTCTCGTGGAGTCTATCGTCGACAGCGATGAGGAGGAAGATTTAGCAGAGAGCATGGACGTAAGAatcataattacattatttccCAGAGATACATAAAGCTTGactctaattttaaattgctaTCTTTTTTCAGAGTTTAACAGTGCGAGATCCTGTACGAGAGTGTTTAGAAAAGGATCCCGTTGACAGAACGGAGGATGACATAGAGACACTTTTGGAATTCACTCAGCAGTTGAAAGCTTTCACGAATATGACTTTGGCTGTCAGGAGAGCGCTGTGCGCTGTTATGGTATTTGCGGTGGTCGATCGCGCGGGTATGGTAGTCTTAAATGACGGCGAAGAGCTCGATAGTTGGAGCGTGCTCATCAACGGGGCAGTTGAGATTGAGCACAGTAATGGCGAGATTGAACAACTCGGTCTCGGAGACAGCTTCGGTATCTTGCCTACCATGGACAGGCTGCTACACCGCGGAGTTATGAGAACAAAGTACGTAATACGATTCTTTCCTACTTATTTACAGGCAGCAATGTCTAGACAgttacgagaaaataaaaatgcaattttctaTCTACAGGTGCGACGATTGCCAGTTTGTTTGCGTCACACAAAGGGATTACTTTCAAATACAGCATCAAGGAGAAGAGAACACTAGGAGGCACGAAGAGAACGGAAGAGTAATTCTAGTGACCGAATTGCGAGGAGCTTTAGATGGCGCGGCCCGAAGAGGTCACGTAGTAATTCGGGGAACACCGGAGCGTTTGATGTTACAGCTTATTGAAGAAAACAGTATTACGGATCCTACTTACGTGGAAGACTTTCTATTAACTCATCGAACGTTTATCGATAGTCCGTTGTTAGTCGCGAGTCAATTGCTGGAGTGGTTCGACCAGGCGCAAGTGCGAGATCGCGTTGCTCGCGTTGTACTCTTATGGGTGAACAATCATTTTACCGACTTCGAGACTGATCCGGCGATGATGGAATTTTTAGAAGTATTCGAAAATGGATTGGAAAAGGAGAAAATGTTAGGACAACAaaggtaaatttatatttctctattttaaagtgcataaaataatattggggataataattgttatttataattcgtTGATTGATTTTAGGTTGTTAAATATTGCATGCGCCGCGAAAGCGAGAACGCGGAACGTAACGTTAGCCAGGCCAAACAGGGACGAAGTCCTAAACTTTAGCATTTTAGGAGGATTTGAGAGAGGTTTTGGTATATTTATCTCAAAAGTTGACAAGAGATCCAAGGCTGAAGATGTCGGTTTGAAGAGAGGCGATCAAATTTTAGAAGTAAATGGCCAAAGTTTCGAACACGTTAATCACACGAAAGCTCTCGATATTCTGAGAGCTTCTACGCATCTCAGTATAACTGTAAAATCTAATTTGCTTGGtgagtttatttaataaattaaaagtaataaaatatatctttttacctacaataattaatttttttttttttatagctttTAAAGAAATGCTTCAAATGCCAGACAATTCTCCAAGACCCCGAGGTAGAACAAATAAACCAGAAATACCCAGGCTTCAATCAGATCCGCGTGTTAGATTATCAACGCACGTGGATCCCTTGACTCCTGTGAATCCATTAAATCCTATGATTGGTGGAGTACCGTTATTAATTCCTGACAGTAATGTGTCACCATGCAAGGATGCTAAAAAAGAACACAAAGGATTTATGACTCTTGGACCTAAACGGCGATTACAGAAGGCACTTATGAAAATGAACATACTGCCAAAGAACACGATCAAGTGAGTGACGTGAAATatgttttaacaaataataattaaatctatgtaaatttttttgctgacaaaatattttataaatttaatagcgACGGTGTACACGTGGATGATCCCCTCGCGCCACCGCATACACCACCGGGAACAGGGCTTACTCAAACTACTACTAATTTATACCATTCGAAAAGTAATCCAGATCTTACGTCGCTTTATTGTTACGATGATTTAAGGGCAAACGATTATCCTGAACACGTGCTCAAAGTATATAAAGCTGATCAAACCTGCAAATATCTCCTTATTCATAAAGAAACGACAGCGCACGAGGTGAGTAAACTTATGCTATTGAGATTAAATAACCGAAGAAAAACGTGTacgaattataatataatgtgttaattttttataggtGGTAATGCTTGCACTTCAAGAATTTGGTATAACCGAAAGCAGTTCAAATTTCTCTCTGGCGGAAGTGAGTGTCGGCGAAGGTGG contains these protein-coding regions:
- the LOC139110492 gene encoding rap guanine nucleotide exchange factor 2 isoform X4; this encodes MLKHTSRTGRPRIVVRKRKGRSLSRSWPGTPRTLSIVSSEIDYPEVHGGGRMHRPPHPHPITDHRQVNLVFDDTFSQGLTGRPELYQKSNRSSHSSDTSSAYSGSDTMTSVQSSLDADPDDVDLSGLVESIVDSDEEEDLAESMDSLTVRDPVRECLEKDPVDRTEDDIETLLEFTQQLKAFTNMTLAVRRALCAVMVFAVVDRAGMVVLNDGEELDSWSVLINGAVEIEHSNGEIEQLGLGDSFGILPTMDRLLHRGVMRTKCDDCQFVCVTQRDYFQIQHQGEENTRRHEENGRVILVTELRGALDGAARRGHVVIRGTPERLMLQLIEENSITDPTYVEDFLLTHRTFIDSPLLVASQLLEWFDQAQVRDRVARVVLLWVNNHFTDFETDPAMMEFLEVFENGLEKEKMLGQQRLLNIACAAKARTRNVTLARPNRDEVLNFSILGGFERGFGIFISKVDKRSKAEDVGLKRGDQILEVNGQSFEHVNHTKALDILRASTHLSITVKSNLLAFKEMLQMPDNSPRPRGRTNKPEIPRLQSDPRVRLSTHVDPLTPVNPLNPMIGGVPLLIPDSNVSPCKDAKKEHKGFMTLGPKRRLQKALMKMNILPKNTINDGVHVDDPLAPPHTPPGTGLTQTTTNLYHSKSNPDLTSLYCYDDLRANDYPEHVLKVYKADQTCKYLLIHKETTAHEVVMLALQEFGITESSSNFSLAEVSVGEGGMIKQRRLPDQLQNLAERIGLSSRYYLKTNGISETLVADDQAPELIRESQVHFLQLNAVEVAIQLTLQDFSIFRQIESTEYVDDLFELKSRYGVPMLSQFAELVNREMFWVVTEVCSEHNLVRRSKIIKQFIKIARQCKECKNFNSMFAIVSGLGHGSVSRLRASWEKLPTKYQRLFSDLQELMDPSRNMSKYRQLVASEQTQPPIIPFYPVVKKDLTFIHLGNDSRVESLVNFEKLRMIAKEVRTLTNMCSSPYDLLTMLERGGQPPSSAMVALNQMTTGNQGGQTATVKRRKKSTAAPNPKKMFEEAQMVRRVKAYLANMKVITDEERLHQLSVDCEPHAGAVAVAAAVPLGGSRGRRHPSPTLSTTSSASSTSEGRKSIQGTKFGAASPQAVRKMLALSDPHKTRPYQPKHCPPPLPVPGLALHSSGLEPSPGAPRRVGSGSRVPMHERSHSDTPASLPPPVDLSAESSSVTSLSNLQPLRKTLTSGSVTSSDSGHSTQLDSHSGSSVEAGGSPPPPQRRHSALQGTTGLGASMGLGMPAPLPPPGAGTTTIMTMGAMTGNVTSSMRSGMSGTPQCRQPPAYKVVQQMARLHRLGRANSHEGVTYRGADHEDGTTSSQIALYRSHTVHTLTLTVHVPSSTARRDGQTCLFFTFSLSTFTHDEECWRKHSVSSPLSEPAFVKIVLSRSFSSFFLDFIRSFSSHARAR
- the LOC139110492 gene encoding rap guanine nucleotide exchange factor 2 isoform X8; its protein translation is MHKHTSQLRGPGGHNGGYHGANKGPVRRWNSFHGGGGGGGGGGTGNFNDGVGNGGIVTKACQEPFRAVPKAVQALRSESVDRTHRAQPPPPPAFPRRRFSVCFGKRTGGSARRPNECFVLEPSEMIVIDYPEVHGGGRMHRPPHPHPITDHRQVNLVFDDTFSQGLTGRPELYQKSNRSSHSSDTSSAYSGSDTMTSVQSSLDADPDDVDLSGLVESIVDSDEEEDLAESMDSLTVRDPVRECLEKDPVDRTEDDIETLLEFTQQLKAFTNMTLAVRRALCAVMVFAVVDRAGMVVLNDGEELDSWSVLINGAVEIEHSNGEIEQLGLGDSFGILPTMDRLLHRGVMRTKCDDCQFVCVTQRDYFQIQHQGEENTRRHEENGRVILVTELRGALDGAARRGHVVIRGTPERLMLQLIEENSITDPTYVEDFLLTHRTFIDSPLLVASQLLEWFDQAQVRDRVARVVLLWVNNHFTDFETDPAMMEFLEVFENGLEKEKMLGQQRLLNIACAAKARTRNVTLARPNRDEVLNFSILGGFERGFGIFISKVDKRSKAEDVGLKRGDQILEVNGQSFEHVNHTKALDILRASTHLSITVKSNLLAFKEMLQMPDNSPRPRGRTNKPEIPRLQSDPRVRLSTHVDPLTPVNPLNPMIGGVPLLIPDSNVSPCKDAKKEHKGFMTLGPKRRLQKALMKMNILPKNTINDGVHVDDPLAPPHTPPGTGLTQTTTNLYHSKSNPDLTSLYCYDDLRANDYPEHVLKVYKADQTCKYLLIHKETTAHEVVMLALQEFGITESSSNFSLAEVSVGEGGMIKQRRLPDQLQNLAERIGLSSRYYLKTNGISETLVADDQAPELIRESQVHFLQLNAVEVAIQLTLQDFSIFRQIESTEYVDDLFELKSRYGVPMLSQFAELVNREMFWVVTEVCSEHNLVRRSKIIKQFIKIARQCKECKNFNSMFAIVSGLGHGSVSRLRASWEKLPTKYQRLFSDLQELMDPSRNMSKYRQLVASEQTQPPIIPFYPVVKKDLTFIHLGNDSRVESLVNFEKLRMIAKEVRTLTNMCSSPYDLLTMLERGGQPPSSAMVALNQMTTGNQGGQTATVKRRKKSTAAPNPKKMFEEAQMVRRVKAYLANMKVITDEERLHQLSVDCEPHAGAVAVAAAVPLGGSRGRRHPSPTLSTTSSASSTSEGRKSIQGTKFGAASPQAVRKMLALSDPHKTRPYQPKHCPPPLPVPGLALHSSGLEPSPGAPRRVGSGSRVPMHERSHSDTPASLPPPVDLSAESSSVTSLSNLQPLRKTLTSDVTTSRLESNSKTNCDFDFNWEFLDHGTYAESYFNEIYSAAFTHSNR
- the LOC139110492 gene encoding rap guanine nucleotide exchange factor 2 isoform X9; translation: MHKHTSQLRGPGGHNGGYHGANKGPVRRWNSFHGGGGGGGGGGTGNFNDGVGNGGIVTKACQEPFRAVPKAVQALRSESVDRTHRAQPPPPPAFPRRRFSVCFGKRTGGSARRPNECFVLEPSEMIVIDYPEVHGGGRMHRPPHPHPITDHRQVNLVFDDTFSQGLTGRPELYQKSNRSSHSSDTSSAYSGSDTMTSVQSSLDADPDDVDLSGLVESIVDSDEEEDLAESMDSLTVRDPVRECLEKDPVDRTEDDIETLLEFTQQLKAFTNMTLAVRRALCAVMVFAVVDRAGMVVLNDGEELDSWSVLINGAVEIEHSNGEIEQLGLGDSFGILPTMDRLLHRGVMRTKCDDCQFVCVTQRDYFQIQHQGEENTRRHEENGRVILVTELRGALDGAARRGHVVIRGTPERLMLQLIEENSITDPTYVEDFLLTHRTFIDSPLLVASQLLEWFDQAQVRDRVARVVLLWVNNHFTDFETDPAMMEFLEVFENGLEKEKMLGQQRLLNIACAAKARTRNVTLARPNRDEVLNFSILGGFERGFGIFISKVDKRSKAEDVGLKRGDQILEVNGQSFEHVNHTKALDILRASTHLSITVKSNLLAFKEMLQMPDNSPRPRGRTNKPEIPRLQSDPRVRLSTHVDPLTPVNPLNPMIGGVPLLIPDSNVSPCKDAKKEHKGFMTLGPKRRLQKALMKMNILPKNTINDGVHVDDPLAPPHTPPGTGLTQTTTNLYHSKSNPDLTSLYCYDDLRANDYPEHVLKVYKADQTCKYLLIHKETTAHEVVMLALQEFGITESSSNFSLAEVSVGEGGMIKQRRLPDQLQNLAERIGLSSRYYLKTNGISETLVADDQAPELIRESQVHFLQLNAVEVAIQLTLQDFSIFRQIESTEYVDDLFELKSRYGVPMLSQFAELVNREMFWVVTEVCSEHNLVRRSKIIKQFIKIARQCKECKNFNSMFAIVSGLGHGSVSRLRASWEKLPTKYQRLFSDLQELMDPSRNMSKYRQLVASEQTQPPIIPFYPVVKKDLTFIHLGNDSRVESLVNFEKLRMIAKEVRTLTNMCSSPYDLLTMLERGGQPPSSAMVALNQMTTGNQGGQTATVKRRKKSTAAPNPKKMFEEAQMVRRVKAYLANMKVITDEERLHQLSVDCEPHAGAVAVAAAVPLGGSRGRRHPSPTLSTTSSASSTSEGRKSIQGTKFGAASPQAVRKMLALSDPHKTRPYQPKHCPPPLPVPGLALHSSGLEPSPGAPRRVGSGSRVPMHERSHSDTPASLPPPVDLSAESSSVTSLSNLQPLRKTLTSDDEDAQVSAV